The sequence GGCGGTGCCTGCATTACGCTGGGGCCGGCGTTTGGACCCGTGATCAGCGGTCTCATGTGCACGTTGTTTGGCTGGAGGGCGGTGTTCGTAGTGCCGCTGGTGGGCGGCATTGTGGTCGCTGCGGCGGGCGTAAAGCTCGTTCAGAATGTCGGAGAGCGTTCGAACGCCACGCTTGATATTCTGTCGGTTGTTTTGCTCGCCGCCGGTATTACGGCATTTGTGTATTCCGTAGGCGAGTTCTCGACCAATCTGATTGCCGGCATCGCGACGCTCTTCGCCGCCATTGTGCTGCTCGGCCTGTTTGCGGCCCACCAGCTCAAGCTCGAGCATCCGGTGCTTAACGTGCGTCCCATGGCGGGCGTTCGTTTTTGGCCTGCGTGTCTGCTTGTGGTGGTGTCGATGATGACGACGTTCTCGATGAGCGTTTTGTTGCCGCTCTATTTTGAGGGCGCATACGGCATGACCGCCCTTGTTGCGGGCTTGCTCATTTTGCCGGCGATTGCCTGCAATGCCGTGACCTCGATTGTGGGCGGACGCGTGATGGACGCCCGTGGTGCATGGCCGCTGCTGCCGGTCGGCTTTGCCCTGATCGCCGTGGGGCAGACTGCCATCTCGATGACGGCCGCAAGCATGAACATCGGCGTCGTCGTGGCGCTGACCGTTGTTGTGTATGCCGGAGTCGGTTTGGTGCTGAGCCCCTCGCAAACGGCCGGCTTGGAGACGCTGCCTGTCGCTGAGCATCCTCACGGAACAGCATTGCTCAACACGTGGAACATGATTGCCGCATCGTTTGGCCCGTCGCTGTTTATCGGCCTGCTCTCGAGTTCTGCGGCGACTGCCGGCGCCGCTGGCGTTGCGACCGACGTTGCCCAGGCGATTGGATTTGCGGCAGCCGTGCGTGTGGCGGCTGTAATTGCCGTGGTCGGATTTGTGGTATCGGTTGTGTACGCTCGTCGCGAGTCGCACATGTCGCATTAATGTGTGCACATAGATTCTGCAGCTAGATTGAATGGCGACACCATAAACTAATGGACGTTTTGCCGAGAGGCATGAATGTTTAAAGCGCAAAGAG is a genomic window of Collinsella aerofaciens containing:
- a CDS encoding MFS transporter, translated to MGTKSQKQTQSPSTASAILVVMYAAAFVAAFNENIINVALHDIMAAFSVSATTAQWLVSGYMIVTSIFTAIMAFLSGRFSTRNLLFFACGCMVAGEVLCLVAPSFSVLLPSRILQAAGSGILFPLMMNVVLSCAPREKLGLYLSLGGACITLGPAFGPVISGLMCTLFGWRAVFVVPLVGGIVVAAAGVKLVQNVGERSNATLDILSVVLLAAGITAFVYSVGEFSTNLIAGIATLFAAIVLLGLFAAHQLKLEHPVLNVRPMAGVRFWPACLLVVVSMMTTFSMSVLLPLYFEGAYGMTALVAGLLILPAIACNAVTSIVGGRVMDARGAWPLLPVGFALIAVGQTAISMTAASMNIGVVVALTVVVYAGVGLVLSPSQTAGLETLPVAEHPHGTALLNTWNMIAASFGPSLFIGLLSSSAATAGAAGVATDVAQAIGFAAAVRVAAVIAVVGFVVSVVYARRESHMSH